Proteins encoded within one genomic window of Trichoderma asperellum chromosome 2, complete sequence:
- a CDS encoding uncharacterized protein (EggNog:ENOG41), whose protein sequence is MSIAYRRLDHSKREIRLLEINCARNLTDPVECKLITTRLTDDLEFIALSSLYGDAVSTERIWVSGQPINITSHLAGALKNIRAVFYPTISRRFQRTPARRPHGAPRWLRQLFGISSGPALESRALRVWVDLICVDQHDEVERQRQTIEMRQVYKSAELVIGWIGEKSEATDATLEVFAEIEDKMPARFGDPGDREEHPEDYAPEHRWAKNILHIWLPSIPGVAPCDMPYWQGYLDFLGRQYFQRRWILEELSLARFPCFLIGDTIVPWKQILRLIRMMEEFRHEESDVYPEYLKDSIADLPLETIHKFLDEFARREALEEAKILLETGKSRATSSTRSNE, encoded by the exons ATGAGCATTGCGTATAGGCGCCTCGACCACTCGAAGCGCGAGATTCGCTTGCTGGAGATAAACTGTGCCCGCAATCTCACTGACCCCGTCGAGTGTAAACTCATCACGACTCGCCTGACCGATGACCTCGAATTCATAGCCCTGTCCTCGTTGTATGGTGATGCCGTATCTACTGAGCGTATCTGGGTGTCTGGCCAGCCCATCAACATCACATCTCACCTCGCCGGAGCGCTCAAGAACATCCGAGCCGTCTTCTACCCGACCATTTCGCGACGTTTCCAGCGTACTCCTGCTCGGCGTCCACACGGCGCCCCTCGATGGCTGAGACAGCTCTTTGGCATAAGCAGTGGACCAGCCCTCGAATCTCGCGCTCTCCGCGTCTGGGTTGACTTGATATGCGTCGACCAACATGACGAGGTAGAGCGTCAGCGCCAGACGATTGAAATGCGCCAAGTCTACAAGTCGGCCGAGCTGGTTATTGGTTGGATCGGCGAGAAGAGCGAAGCCACGGATGCAACGTTGGAAGTGTTTGCTGAGATCGAGGACAAGATGCCTGCTCGGTTTGGAGATCCAGGTGACCGTGAGGAACATCCAGAAGACTATGCACCGGAACATCGTTGGGCCAAGAATATCCTGCACATCTGGCTGCCCAGCATTCCTGGTGTGGCCCCGTGTGATATGCCATACTGGCAGGGCTACCTCGACTTCCTGGGTCGCCAGTACTTCCAGCGTCGCTGGATTCTGGAAGAGCTTTCGCTGGCCCGCTTTCCTTGCTTTCTCATCGGCGATACCATCGTTCCGTGGAAGCAGATCCTTCGCTTAATTCGAATGATGGAAGAGTTCAGGCATGAGGAGTCTGATGTGTACCCAGAA TATCTGAAAGATTCAATTGCTGACCTGCCCCTCGAGACAATTCACAAATTCTTAGATGAGTTTGCTCGGAGGGAGGCCTTGGAGGAGGCCAAGATTCTTCTGGAGACAGGCAAGAGCAGGGCTACTTCATCGACACGATCTAATGAATAG
- a CDS encoding uncharacterized protein (EggNog:ENOG41~TransMembrane:1 (o12-33i)) — translation MLLTNFQSHGATYEQATLLGVVLCLLTALLRYLPTQSVKYAPGPKPLPLLGNIIYFSKMLKNLPVEVPLMAKRFGGTCMMWMGSKPILMIHSLEDAHELLSKRGALTASRPRKNIFTEHVWPKILPFSPAGEEMRFFRRIYTDILGVKQSLQVRKYQNYESIISLAAFCETPDDYESHTSRFSTSVIFSAVYGARVSRLTHPIMVELQDVWTEILRNVQPGRLIIDWLPFLEKLPLRFQPWVKRADSLHARDCAVHMAFLNLLRRQIEAGIEPVCFGVNAIAHQKQEGFDDDLLLGILTAIIVAGSESTASMMQSFIKIMAMNPETQQKAQQELDRVVGPSRLPTWEDQPNLPYTRALIKELHRYSPILTFSFPHLSTDEFVYQGYTIPKDTLLLPCADNLTRDRTRYDDAKAFKPERFLGDDLEAHLSARQNDFRKRDHVNYGFGRRMCPGIQVAENSLFIQISRFLWAFDTMPKPGAPPLDMADTEEQLTRKPKPFKVNITPRSDAILKVIQQTAKESHTDIPDIDSIKMDE, via the exons ATGCTTCTTACAAATTTCCAATCTCATGGAGCAACCTATGAGCAAGCCACTCTCCTAGGAGTTGTGCTCTGCTTGTTGACTGCTTTGCTACGCTACCTTCCCACCCAGTCTGTTAAATATGCCCCTGGACCCAAACCATTGCCGCTCTTGGGAAATATCATTTATTTTTCCAAGATGCTAAAAAACTTGCCAGTAGAGGTTCCCTTGATGGCAAAAAGATTTGGAGGTACTTGCATGATGTGGATGGGCTCGAAGCCAATTTTGATGATACACAGCTTGGAAGATGCTCACGAGCTACTAAGCAAG cgaGGGGCTTTAACCGCCAGCAGACCGAGAAAGAACATTTTCACGGAACACGTTTGGCCAAAGATCCTGCCATTCTCGCCGGCCGGCGAAGAAATGCGCTTCTTTCGACGAATTTATACCGACATTCTGGGTGTCAAACAGTCACTACAGGTCAGAAAGTACCAAAATTACGAGAGTATAATCTCATTAGCTGCATTTTGCGAAACCCCAGACGACTACGAGTCTCACACAAGCCGGTTTTCGACGAGTGTCATCTTCAGCGCCGTATATGGAGCCAGAGTCAGCCGCCTGACTCATCCCATCATGGTCGAGCTACAGGATGTTTGGACCGAAATTCTGCGCA ACGTCCAACCTGGCCGCCTCATCATTGACTGGCTGCCGTTCCTCGAGAAGCTGCCATTGCGTTTCCAGCCTTGGGTCAAACGCGCAGACTCTCTTCATGCGCGTGACTGTGCGGTTCACATGGCCTTTCTTAATTTATTGAGAAGGCAGATCGAGGCTGGAATAGAGCCCGTATGCTTTGGAGTGAATGCCATAGCACACCAAAAGCAAGAGGGATTCGATGACGATCTGTTGCTGGGCATTTTGACTGCGATAATCGTTGCTGGGAGCGAATCAACCGCCTCTATGATGCAGTCCTTCATCAAGATCATGGCCATGAATCCAGAGACTCAGCAGAAAGCTCAACAAG AACTCGACCGCGTTGTTGGACCTTCTCGTCTACCAACATGGGAAGACCAACCAAACCTTCCCTACACCAGGGCTCTCATCAAAGAACTCCACAGATACAGTCCCATTCTGACATTCTCATTTCCACACCTTTCTACCGATGAGTTTGTATACCAGGGATACACCATACCTAAAGACACCCTGCTACTGCCATGCGCGGATAACCTCACCCGGGATCGCACACGCTATGATGATGCCAAAGCCTTCAAACCGGAACGCTTCCTTGGCGATGACTTGGAGGCCCATTTAAGTGCTCGACAGAACGATTTTCGCAAGCGTGACCACGTCAACTATGGTTTTGGCCGCCGCATGTGCCCAG GCATACAAGTCGCTGAAAACTCGCTCTTTATTCAAATCTCTCGCTTTCTATGGGCGTTTGATACTATGCCCAAACCTGGAGCGCCTCCGTTAGATATGGCTGATACGGAAG AGCAGTTGACTAGGAAGCCAAAGCCATTCAAGGTGAATATCACGCCGCGATCTGACGCCATACTCAAGGTTATACAGCAGACAGCAAAAGAGTCGCATACGGATATTCCAGATATTGATTCTATCAAGATGGACGAGTAA
- a CDS encoding uncharacterized protein (EggNog:ENOG41~TransMembrane:1 (o12-33i)), which translates to MLLTNFQSHGATYEQATLLGVVLCLLTALLRYLPTQSVKYAPGPKPLPLLGNIIYFSKMLKNLPVEVPLMAKRFGGTCMMWMGSKPILMIHSLEDAHELLSKRGALTASRPRKNIFTEHVWPKILPFSPAGEEMRFFRRIYTDILGVKQSLQVRKYQNYESIISLAAFCETPDDYESHTSRFSTSVIFSAVYGARVSRLTHPIMVELQDVWTEILRNVQPGRLIIDWLPFLEKLPLRFQPWVKRADSLHARDCAVHMAFLNLLRRQIEAGIEPVCFGVNAIAHQKQEGFDDDLLLGILTAIIVAGSESTASMMQSFIKIMAMNPETQQKAQQELDRVVGPSRLPTWEDQPNLPYTRALIKELHRYSPILTFSFPHLSTDEFVYQGYTIPKDTLLLPCADNLTRDRTRYDDAKAFKPERFLGDDLEAHLSARQNDFRKRDHVNYGFGRRMCPGMPLFPTPLLSFILSS; encoded by the exons ATGCTTCTTACAAATTTCCAATCTCATGGAGCAACCTATGAGCAAGCCACTCTCCTAGGAGTTGTGCTCTGCTTGTTGACTGCTTTGCTACGCTACCTTCCCACCCAGTCTGTTAAATATGCCCCTGGACCCAAACCATTGCCGCTCTTGGGAAATATCATTTATTTTTCCAAGATGCTAAAAAACTTGCCAGTAGAGGTTCCCTTGATGGCAAAAAGATTTGGAGGTACTTGCATGATGTGGATGGGCTCGAAGCCAATTTTGATGATACACAGCTTGGAAGATGCTCACGAGCTACTAAGCAAG cgaGGGGCTTTAACCGCCAGCAGACCGAGAAAGAACATTTTCACGGAACACGTTTGGCCAAAGATCCTGCCATTCTCGCCGGCCGGCGAAGAAATGCGCTTCTTTCGACGAATTTATACCGACATTCTGGGTGTCAAACAGTCACTACAGGTCAGAAAGTACCAAAATTACGAGAGTATAATCTCATTAGCTGCATTTTGCGAAACCCCAGACGACTACGAGTCTCACACAAGCCGGTTTTCGACGAGTGTCATCTTCAGCGCCGTATATGGAGCCAGAGTCAGCCGCCTGACTCATCCCATCATGGTCGAGCTACAGGATGTTTGGACCGAAATTCTGCGCA ACGTCCAACCTGGCCGCCTCATCATTGACTGGCTGCCGTTCCTCGAGAAGCTGCCATTGCGTTTCCAGCCTTGGGTCAAACGCGCAGACTCTCTTCATGCGCGTGACTGTGCGGTTCACATGGCCTTTCTTAATTTATTGAGAAGGCAGATCGAGGCTGGAATAGAGCCCGTATGCTTTGGAGTGAATGCCATAGCACACCAAAAGCAAGAGGGATTCGATGACGATCTGTTGCTGGGCATTTTGACTGCGATAATCGTTGCTGGGAGCGAATCAACCGCCTCTATGATGCAGTCCTTCATCAAGATCATGGCCATGAATCCAGAGACTCAGCAGAAAGCTCAACAAG AACTCGACCGCGTTGTTGGACCTTCTCGTCTACCAACATGGGAAGACCAACCAAACCTTCCCTACACCAGGGCTCTCATCAAAGAACTCCACAGATACAGTCCCATTCTGACATTCTCATTTCCACACCTTTCTACCGATGAGTTTGTATACCAGGGATACACCATACCTAAAGACACCCTGCTACTGCCATGCGCGGATAACCTCACCCGGGATCGCACACGCTATGATGATGCCAAAGCCTTCAAACCGGAACGCTTCCTTGGCGATGACTTGGAGGCCCATTTAAGTGCTCGACAGAACGATTTTCGCAAGCGTGACCACGTCAACTATGGTTTTGGCCGCCGCATGTGCCCAGGTATGCCACTTTTCCCAACacctttgctctcttttatACTGTCCAGTTAA
- the ATG17 gene encoding autophagy protein 17, with protein sequence MASPAASTRRSPDSSSAGSLRPSKSNDRLAISVDTLVNHLLVSKRSLSSMTLVLRADEIVRAARQSHEDTVMLAAQTGFLRNAIADQVVILGRVGKSLQATCEWGKKDFVQLVKRMDQVDGELEGTMNMLRTTAVGTALRPKSEARKSLLDFVDEGSVHGMRDAMKQCIKELQGIQLSFDGDLLRLETDIRNIKKIIDNAPTPAPQETITKLLVEIFEHSATMAECLASLTQHFDMCVTAIRTTEGAAALARRKAAEVTQSQGGESVSISGVIAEQESNRSDLEPQTAEDRAEMLRVVIQDARLVDGVVQDIQDHLAQVEGKNAALGDQTDLTRKAHLGMLDAYATLGEIGDRLADYLAAEEDFKTRWEMEKEVVFTKLEEMKQMREFYEGYASAYHGLLIEVARRRTVEDKVQAILRKAQESVDKMLETDRAERETFRQEVGEFLPTDLWADMQGPAKRWKIVEVGDNGQEAAEGFADANLSGN encoded by the exons ATGGCGTCGCCCGCAGCGTCCACTCGCCGCAGCCCCGACTCGTCGTCGGCCGGGTCGCTGAGGCCGTCAAAGTCAAACGACCGCCTGGCCATCTCCGTCGACACGCTCGTGAACCACCTGCTGGTGTCGAAGCGGTCGCTGTCGTCGATGACGCTCGTGCTGCGGGCCGATGAGATCGTCAGGGCCGCGCGCCAGTCCCACGAGGACACGGTCATGCTCGCCGCCCAGACGGGCTTTCTGCGCAACGCCATTGCCGACCAGGTCGTGATTCTGGGGCGCGTTGGCAAGAGCCTGCAGGCAACGTGCGAATGGGGCAAGAAGGACTTTGTGCAGCTGGTGAAGCGGATGGACCAGGTGGACGGCGAGTTGGAGGGCACAATGAACATGCTGAGGACAACGGCAGTCGGCACGGCGCTGCGGCCCAAGAGCGAGGCGAGGAAGAGCTTGCTGGACTTTGTGGACGAGGGCAGCGTGCACGGCATGAGAGACGCGATGAAGCAGTGCATAAAGGAGCTGCAG GGGATCCAGCTCTCGTTCGACGGCGATCTGCTCCGACTCGAAACCGATATTCGAAATATTAAGAAGATAATCGACAATGCGCCTACGCCCGCTCCGCAAGAAACAATAacgaagctgctggtggaGATATTCGAGCATTCGGCAACCATGGCCGAGTGCCTGGCCTCGTTGACGCAGCATTTCGACATGTGTGTCACGGCGATCCGAACCACTGAGGGggcggcggccttggccCGCAGGAAGGCTGCCGAGGTCACCCAGTCTCAGGGGGGCGAAAGCGTGTCAATATCGGGCGTCATTGCCGAGCAGGAATCCAACAGATCCGACCTGGAGCCACAGACCGCGGAAGATCGAGCAGAAATGCTAAGGGTGGTCATCCAGGATGCGCGGCTGGTGGATGGTGTTGTGCAGGATATCCAAGATCATCTCGCCCAGGTCGAGGGGAAAAACGCCGCTCTGGGAGATCAAACCGACCTGACGAGAAAAGCGCACCTGGGCATGCTCGATGCATATGCTACACTGGGAGAAATCGGGGATCGCCTGGCCGACTATCTGGCTGCCGAAGAGGATTTCAAGACTCgatgggagatggagaaggaggtGGTCTTTACAAAACTCGAGGagatgaagcagatgagAGAGTTTTACGAAGGATATGCCAGCGCTTACCACGGGCTGCTTATAGAAGTTGCTCGTCGCCGAACCGTAGAGGACAAGGTTCAGGCCATCTTGCGCAAGGCTCAAGAGAGCGTTGACAAGATGCTGGAGACGGACCGTGCAGAACGAGAGACGTTTCGACAAGAGGTTGGAGAATTTCTACCTACAGATTTATGGGCCGACATGCAAGGCCCAgcaaagagatggaagattgTTGAGGTTGGCGACAATGGACAAGAAGCCGCAGAGGGATTTGCGGATGCAAATCTGAGCGGAAACTAA
- a CDS encoding uncharacterized protein (EggNog:ENOG41~MEROPS:MER0019360) — protein MHGYSSSEESDDPRRPRSQPSSSGNNQDNKKKRKKRLPPQQSINKIWKKFSNRKFYTALSVLPFDPVAPRSGLDRPNELLSEGYERAAEECRRKVEKIVKECKRVNMRYRDPGWDLDWDLRYEKGNTLNYIGSDKFEINRTTLLGSKAVVPKAVKRVHEIFEKPTFMKDVSGSDVKQGGLGDCWLMSSFTALASAENGVPRCCVAYDTKIGIYGFLFYRDGEWVYSIVDDKLYLKSPGWDSPSMQRDLLQQIDRNEETETTYRKTYQTGSKALFFAQCKDQNETWVPLLEKAYAKAHGDYASLAGGWIGEGLEDLSGGVTTELLSSDILDLDAFWDNELSKVNKEFMFGCSAGILDYGYGNRDGISEAHAYVVTDARTLKSGQRLVKLRNPWGEIRKGLWEGAWSDGSKEWTAEVQEELGHKFGSDSVFWITFEDLVRKYTHFDRTRLFRDDDWRCCQRWIGVDVPWKAEYHEKFRIKLTKDSPLILVLSQLDGRYFKGLQGQYSFRLHFRLHHEDRPDAEDYIVRSHGNYFMKRSVSVELPDLPSGNYTVYLKVTGQRNQELPSVEEVVKRESEKRIENEKLVQVGYAYDLAHSKAWEHMEKVSKIRKQRDQEKATSHRQQERRRQWERRHISREVTKKQKKKNSEKKERKKELRKKAIEASIQEESKEKSENVSGISTPLDGDMVTIDVSKLALNDDLDSNSSGSPTDTPKSEQASIFPSDEKKEDVPPVSGAPPTAADTAADEPKPAADAEKKTDPPAVVEESDGDSSDSPIEDWEELYSDDDYTRRPRQFPYPAPPLRDDYDTEEEKMPTPWNAVCIVGIRVYSKDEELELLTVMEGGSLDGMGEKGQADLDNAQDNAGGVRLGEENAAGEVGLSLE, from the exons ATGCACGGCTACAGTTCCTCTGAGGAGTCGGACGACCCTCGCCGCCCGCGCTCACAGCCTTCCTCTTCAGGTAACAACCAAGacaataagaagaagagaaagaagagattgcCTCCCCAGCAATCCATCAACAAGATCTGGAAGAAGTTTTCCAACCGCAAGTTCTACACGGCGCTCTCAGTCCTTCCATTCGATCCTGTCGCTCCTCGATCGGGATTAGACCGGCCCAATGAGCTTCTCTCCGAAGGATATGAGCGCGCGGCTGAAGAGTGCCGGCGCAAAGTTGAGAAGATTGTCAAGGAGTGTAAGCGGGTTAATATGAGATATCGTGACCCAGGCTGGGATTTG GACTGGGATTTGAGATACGAAAAGGGCAACACCCTCAACTACATCGGCAGCGACAAATTTGAGATCAACAGAACGACTTTGCTGGGCTCCAAAGCTGTCGTCCCCAAGGCTGTCAAGAGAGTACATGAGATTTTTGAGAAGCCCACGTTTATGAAAGATGTCAGCGGAAGCGATGTCAAGCAGGGAGGCCTTGGAGATTGCTGGCTCATGTCCAGCTTCACTGCATTGGCAAGCGCTGAGAACGGTGTTCCCCGATGCTGTGTGGCATACGATACAA AAATCGGCATCTACGGATTTCTCTTCTACCGGGATGGAGAATGGGTCTACTCGATCGTCGACGACAAGTTGTATCTCAAGTCTCCTGGATGGGACTCGCCCAGCATGCAACGTGACCTTCTCCAGCAGATTGACCGGAACGAAGAAACCGAAACAACTTATAGAAAGACATACCAGACGGGCTCAAAGGCCCTGTTCTTTGCTCAGTGCAAGGACCAAAATGAAACATGGGTGCCACTCCTCGAGAAGGCTTACGCAAAAGCCCATGGTGATTATGCTTCGCTTGCTGGTGGCTGGATCGGAGAAGGTCTAGAAGATCTCTCTGGTGGAGTTACCACTGAGCTGCTCTCCTCCGACATCTTGGATCTTGACGCCTTTTGGGATAACGAGCTGTCCAAAGTCAACAAAGAGTTCATGTTTGGCTGCTCCGCCGGCATCCTGGATTATGGCTATGGCAATCGCGATGGCATCAGCGAAGCCCACGCCTATGTTGTCACCGATGCTCGCACCCTCAAGTCAGGCCAGCGACTGGTCAAGCTCCGCAACCCCTGGGGCGAAATTCGCAAGGGCCTCTGGGAGGGAGCGTGGAGCGACGGTTCCAAGGAATGGACTGCTGAAGTCCAAGAGGAGCTGGGGCACAAATTCGGCAGCGATTCTGTCTTTTGGATTACATTTGAGGACCTGGTCCGCAAGTATACCCATTTTGACCGGACTCGTCTGTTCAGAGACGACgactggcgctgctgccagcgATGGATCGGAGTCGACGTCCCGTGGAAGGCCGAATATCACGAAAAGTTCCGCATCAAGCTGACCAAGGATTCTCCGCTTATTCTTGTCCTGTCGCAGTTGGATGGGCGATACTTCAAGGGTCTCCAGGGACAATACAGCTTCCGCCTCCACTTCCGCCTTCATCACGAAGATCGACCTGACGCAGAAGATTATATCGTGCGATCTCATGGCAACTACTTCATGAAGCGATCAGTGTCTGTCGAGCTTCCTGATCTTCCTTCTGGAAATTATACGGTGTACCTCAAGGTCACTGGCCAGCGTAACCAGGAACTGCCGTCTGTTGAAGAGGTTGTCAAGAGAGAAAGCGAAAAGCGAATTGAAAACGAAAAGCTTGTGCAAGTGGGTTATGCTTATGACTTGGCGCATAGCAAGGCCTGGGAGCACATGGAAAAGGTTTCCAAGATTCGCAAGCAGAGAGACCAGGAGAAGGCCACTTCGCATCGTCAACAGGAACGACGACGGCAGTGGGAGAGGCGTCACATCAGCCGCGAGGtgaccaagaagcagaagaagaagaacagcgagaagaaggagcggAAGAAGGAGCTCAGGAAAAAGGCCATTGAGGCATCCATCCAGGAGGAGAGCAAAGAGAAGTCTGAGAATGTCTCGGGTATCTCGACACCTCTTGACGGAGACATGGTGACCATCGACGTCAGCAAGCTGGCACTCAACGACGACTTGGACTCCAACTCCAGCGGCTCGCCCACTGATACTCCAAAGTCAGAGCAAGCCAGCATCTTCCCTTcagacgagaagaaggaggatgtGCCACCGGTTAGCGGAGCTCCCcctactgctgctgatacCGCAGCAGACGAGCCCAAGCCTGCTGCGgacgcagagaagaagactgATCCTCCCGCGGTTGTCGAGGAGTCTGACGGCGACTCATCTGATTCTCCGATCGAGGACTGGGAGGAGCTGTATAGCGACGACGATTACACACGCAGACCTCGCCAGTTCCCGTATCccgctcctcctcttcgggATGACTACGACaccgaggaagagaagatgccaaCGCCATGGAATGCCGTATGCATCGTGGGCATCCGCGTCTATTCCAAGGACGAAGAGCTGGAGCTCTTGACCGTCATGGAAGGCGGATCGCTCGATGGCATGGGCGAGAAGGGCCAGGCAGATCTCGACAATGCTCAAGACAATGCCGGTGGCGTGCGCCTTGGTGAAGAGAACGCAGCGGGCGAAGTTGGCCTTTCTTTGGAGTGA
- a CDS encoding uncharacterized protein (TransMembrane:7 (o26-47i92-114o134-155i222-248o254-283i295-322o342-365i)) encodes MPLHHFPSIKLPPKPKFLHSIPSNSIRIIAILIVVNVLVWTAVAIVLRFHTALISPAALSYALGLRHALDADHISAIDLMTRRLIASGQRPATVGTFFSLGHSTIVIITCIVVAATSGALRKRFDGFQRVGNIIGTSVSAAVLIILCLGNGWVLYKLVKRLKEVLAERRRIVREGDGDSLSDEDGDATAMQTNDQFHLEGGGFLIRSLKFLFKTIDRPWKMYPLGVVFGLGFDTSSEIAVLGIASIQAVQGTSIWLILIFPILFTSGMCLVDSTDGALMMALYTSKAFSRDTVAILYYSIVLTGITVVVAAFIGIIQVLSLAQNVANPSGKFWDGVSAIGDHFDIIGGSICGLFVIVGIGSVLFYGPWRRRMERRAQAALVVEASDDVEAEGGMSSSRALAEEPPNPKGASIRVTVASGSE; translated from the exons atgccTCTTCATCACTTCCCCTCTATCAAACTCCCCCCGAAGCCGAAATTTCTTCATTCGATCCCCTCCAACAGCATCCgaatcatcgccatcctcaTCGTAGTGAACGTCTTGGTCTGGaccgccgtcgccatcgtccTGCGCTTCCACACTGCACTCATCTCTCCTGCTGCGCTCTCATACGCTTTGGGCCTTCGCCATGCCCTCGACGCAGATCACATCTCTGCCATTGACCTCATGACGAGGCGGCTTATAGCGTCGGGACAGCGGCCTGCCACTGTAGGAACGTTTTTCTCGCTCGGACATAGCACCATTGTCATCATTACGTGCATTGTCGTGGCGGCGACGAGTGGCGCTTTGAGGAAGCGCTTTGATGGCTTCCAGAGGGTAGGAAACATTATTGGGACGAGCGTCAGTGCGGCCGTATTGATCATTTTGTGTTTGGGGAACGGATGGGTGCTTTATAAGCTCGTGAAAAGATTGAAAGAGGTTCTTGCAGAGCGACGGCGCATCGTGAGGGAAGGCGATGGAGATAGTCTGAGCGATGAGGACGGCGATGCTACGGCAATGCAGACCAACGACCAGTTCCACCTTGAAGGCGGTGGATTTCTCATAAGGTCGCTGAAATTCCTTTTCAAGACGATTGACCGGCCGTGGAAAATGTATCCTCTTGGAGTTGTATTTGGCCTTGGCTTTGATACGAGCTCTGAGATTGCCGTTTTGGGTATTGCGAGTATACAAGCTGTACAGGGGACGAGCATCTGGCTGATTCTCATCTTTCCGATTCTATTTACTT CCGGCATGTGCCTTGTGGATAGCACCGATGGCGCTCTGATGATGGCGCTATATACGTCCAAGGCCTTTTCACGAGACACAGTCGCAATTCTCTACTACTCCATCGTCCTCACGGGCATCACCGTTGTGGTCGCTGCTTTTATCGGCATCATCCAAGTTTTGTCGCTGGCGCAGAATGTGGCCAACCCAAGCGGCAAGTTTTGGGACGGCGTTTCAGCCATTGGAGACCATTTCGATATCATTGGCGGGAGCATCTGTGGTCTCTTTGTTATTGTTGGCATTGGGTCTGTCCTGTTCTATGGGCCGTGGAGGAGACGCATGGAAAGAAGGGCTCAGGCGGCGCTGGTTGTTGAGGCGAGTGACGATGTGGAAGCTGAAGGGGGGATGTCATCATCAAGGGCTTTGGCGGAGGAGCCTCCTAATCCGAAGGGAGCGAGCATACGGGTAACAGTTGCCAGTGGCAGCGAATAA